The Cucurbita pepo subsp. pepo cultivar mu-cu-16 chromosome LG05, ASM280686v2, whole genome shotgun sequence nucleotide sequence aggctGAAGAGTGTCATTTATCACTTTCGAGGGAACCGAGAGTTTGCTAGGTTCAGAATTGGTAAGTATTGTTGCCTATGCTATTTTGTGGTCTTTTATGTGTTTCTCCTCCGTTCTTAGAACGTTTTCTTTATAGGCATTGGAAGGCCACCTGGTCAAATGGATCCCAAAGCGTTCTTGCTTCAAAAGTTCAATAACACAGCTCAAGAACGAGTGAGTCTTTTGCTGATTATACTACACGAAACTTATGGTTGAAACCTTTCTATCTTTCCTTGAGCCCCCATGAAATTTCATTTGCAAATTACTGCTTACCTTATATTCACTCTCCATTCTTTtgcttgaaaaatatattttggaCCCTCTTGAATCCCACTTTTAATATTTGGCAAGTATAGTTTGTGTCTTACAAACCTCGATTACATTATGATTATTACCCATCTCGGCATAACGCTTCccttattttttgtttaaaaagatTGATACTGCATTGCAAGAGGGGGTCGGTGCATTGAAGCTCCTATTGTCTCACGGTTTATCCGAGACTGCGAGACGTTTCAACCACGAACAGAAATACAAGCATATAAGGCTACAGACCATGCCAACATGATGAGCCTACTATGCGTATTTCCATTGCTAATGAAACATACAAATTCTACCAAGTACTCAAAGGGAAGGGGAGCACAGAGGCAGAGTGGATGGGCTCCTGAAGGT carries:
- the LOC111794878 gene encoding peptidyl-tRNA hydrolase, mitochondrial-like isoform X2, translating into MIDVFAESVGIPMNRIHCKAVFGEGFVGDIPVFLAKPQTYMNLSGESAGPLAAYYKLPLNRVLVFHDDMNLPCGVLRLRHNGGNDSHNGLKSVIYHFRGNREFARFRIGIGRPPGQMDPKAFLLQKFNNTAQERIDTALQEGVGALKLLLSHGLSETARRFNHEQKYKHIRLQTMPT